The Elephas maximus indicus isolate mEleMax1 chromosome 19, mEleMax1 primary haplotype, whole genome shotgun sequence genome contains a region encoding:
- the TRIM65 gene encoding tripartite motif-containing protein 65 isoform X2 has protein sequence MAAQQLEEKLTCAICLGLYRDPATLPCGHNFCRACIRDGWARCGRECPECREPLPDGAALRRNVALSGVVELVRAAERGPEPGPQPAAEPGPAARCPRHGRPLELFCRTEGRCVCSACTVLECRLHERALLDAERREREAQLRARLEVTAQQAAQARAQLQELQQQRSQIQSSACTLASRVSSKFSCFLQALEMQRALALRGIETAKAQALAKARDGEQRLRGHLEALVHHDCKVQDLLGQLDDRIFLQESQLLVPPEPLGPLTPLQWDEDQQLGGLKETLRQLSGLLLEEGGHSGLPAEAADLGPMDYRNLTFDPDSANRHLHLSRQNQQVKHCRLPRGQANPGSFELWQVQCAQSFESGRHYWEVRASNHSVTLGVAYPELERHKSGTHTDNIGRGPCSWGLCVQEDSTQAWHNGEAQRLPAVSGRLLGVDLDLASGCLTFYSLEPQAQALHTFHAVFTQPLYPVFWLLEGRSLTLCHRARAKLLPGSQEEASGLS, from the exons atggCCGCGCAGCAGCTCGAGGAGAAGCTGACCTGCGCCATCTGCCTGGGGCTCTACCGCGACCCGGCGACGCTGCCCTGCGGCCACAACTTCTGCCGGGCCTGCATCAGGGACGGGTGGGCGCGCTGCGGGCGGGAATGCCCCGAGTGCCGCGAGCCCTTGCCCGACGGCGCCGCGCTGCGCCGCAACGTGGCTCTCAGCGGCGTGGTGGAGCTGGTGCGCGCCGCCGAGCGGGGACCCGAGCCCGGCCCCCAGCCCGCCGCCGAGCCCGGACCCGCCGCGCGCTGCCCCCGCCACGGCCGGCCGCTCGAGCTCTTCTGCCGCACCGAGGGCCGCTGCGTGTGCAGCGCCTGCACCGTGCTCGAGTGTCGCCTCCACGAGCGGGCGCTGCTGGACGCCGAGCGCCGCGAGCGCGAG GCCCAGCTGAGAGCCAGGCTGGAGGTGACCGCACAGCAGGCCGCCCAGGCCAGGGCCCAGCTACAGGAGCTACAGCAGCAAAGAAGCCAGATCCAG AGCTCGGCCTGCACCCTGGCCTCCAGGGTCTCCAGCAAGTTCAGCTGCTTCCTGCAGGCCCTGGAGATGCAGCGGGCCTTGGCTCTGAGGGGCATTGAGACAGCCAAGGCCCAGGCACTGGCGAAAGCCCGGGACGGGGAGCAGCGGCTACGGGGCCACCTGGAGGCCCTGGTACACCATGACTGCAAGGTTCAGGACCTCCTGGGGCAGCTGGACGACAGGATCTTCCTCCAG GAGTCACAGCTCCTGGTGCCCCCAGAGCCTCTTGGGCCGCTGACCCCTCTGCAGTGGGATGAAGATCAGCAGCTGGGGGGCCTGAAGGAGACACTGCGCCAGCTGAGTGGCCTCCTGCTGGAAGAGGGGGGCCACTCAGGGCTGCCTGCTGAGGCTGCTGACTTGGGCCCCATGG ATTACCGCAACCTGACCTTTGACCCAGATAGTGCCAACCGCCACCTCCACCTGTCCCGCCAGAACCAGCAGGTGAAGCACTGCCGCCTGCCACGGGGCCAGGCCAACCCAGGCAGCTTCGAGCTGTGGCAGGTGCAGTGTGCCCAGAGCTTCGAGTCTGGGCGGCACTACTGGGAGGTGCGTGCCTCCAACCACTCCGTGACGCTGGGCGTCGCCTACCCAGAACTGGAGCGGCACAAGTCGGGGACCCACACGGACAACATCGGCCGTGGGCCGTGTTCCTGGGGACTCTGCGTTCAAGAGGATAGCACCCAGGCCTGGCACAACGGGGAGGCCCAGCGCTTGCCAGCAGTGTCCGGGCGGCTCTTGGGTGTGGATTTGGACCTGGCCTCAGGCTGCCTCACATTCTACAGCCTGGAGCCCCAGGCCCAGGCCCTGCACACCTTCCATGCCGTCTTCACCCAGCCCCTCTACCCCGTCTTCTGGCTTCTCGAGGGTAGGTCCCTTACCCTGTGCCATCGGGCTAGGGCCAAGCTTCTTCCAGGCTCCCAGGAAGAGGCCTCAGGGCTCAGCTGA
- the TRIM65 gene encoding tripartite motif-containing protein 65 isoform X1, protein MAAQQLEEKLTCAICLGLYRDPATLPCGHNFCRACIRDGWARCGRECPECREPLPDGAALRRNVALSGVVELVRAAERGPEPGPQPAAEPGPAARCPRHGRPLELFCRTEGRCVCSACTVLECRLHERALLDAERREREAQLRARLEVTAQQAAQARAQLQELQQQRSQIQSSACTLASRVSSKFSCFLQALEMQRALALRGIETAKAQALAKARDGEQRLRGHLEALVHHDCKVQDLLGQLDDRIFLQESQLLVPPEPLGPLTPLQWDEDQQLGGLKETLRQLSGLLLEEGGHSGLPAEAADLGPMEAPGPLAPVPSPACPLRRELWQNYRNLTFDPDSANRHLHLSRQNQQVKHCRLPRGQANPGSFELWQVQCAQSFESGRHYWEVRASNHSVTLGVAYPELERHKSGTHTDNIGRGPCSWGLCVQEDSTQAWHNGEAQRLPAVSGRLLGVDLDLASGCLTFYSLEPQAQALHTFHAVFTQPLYPVFWLLEGRSLTLCHRARAKLLPGSQEEASGLS, encoded by the exons atggCCGCGCAGCAGCTCGAGGAGAAGCTGACCTGCGCCATCTGCCTGGGGCTCTACCGCGACCCGGCGACGCTGCCCTGCGGCCACAACTTCTGCCGGGCCTGCATCAGGGACGGGTGGGCGCGCTGCGGGCGGGAATGCCCCGAGTGCCGCGAGCCCTTGCCCGACGGCGCCGCGCTGCGCCGCAACGTGGCTCTCAGCGGCGTGGTGGAGCTGGTGCGCGCCGCCGAGCGGGGACCCGAGCCCGGCCCCCAGCCCGCCGCCGAGCCCGGACCCGCCGCGCGCTGCCCCCGCCACGGCCGGCCGCTCGAGCTCTTCTGCCGCACCGAGGGCCGCTGCGTGTGCAGCGCCTGCACCGTGCTCGAGTGTCGCCTCCACGAGCGGGCGCTGCTGGACGCCGAGCGCCGCGAGCGCGAG GCCCAGCTGAGAGCCAGGCTGGAGGTGACCGCACAGCAGGCCGCCCAGGCCAGGGCCCAGCTACAGGAGCTACAGCAGCAAAGAAGCCAGATCCAG AGCTCGGCCTGCACCCTGGCCTCCAGGGTCTCCAGCAAGTTCAGCTGCTTCCTGCAGGCCCTGGAGATGCAGCGGGCCTTGGCTCTGAGGGGCATTGAGACAGCCAAGGCCCAGGCACTGGCGAAAGCCCGGGACGGGGAGCAGCGGCTACGGGGCCACCTGGAGGCCCTGGTACACCATGACTGCAAGGTTCAGGACCTCCTGGGGCAGCTGGACGACAGGATCTTCCTCCAG GAGTCACAGCTCCTGGTGCCCCCAGAGCCTCTTGGGCCGCTGACCCCTCTGCAGTGGGATGAAGATCAGCAGCTGGGGGGCCTGAAGGAGACACTGCGCCAGCTGAGTGGCCTCCTGCTGGAAGAGGGGGGCCACTCAGGGCTGCCTGCTGAGGCTGCTGACTTGGGCCCCATGG AGGCCCCAGGTCCCCTGGCACCAGTCCCAAGCCCAGCATGTCCACTGAGGAGAGAACTCTGGCAGA ATTACCGCAACCTGACCTTTGACCCAGATAGTGCCAACCGCCACCTCCACCTGTCCCGCCAGAACCAGCAGGTGAAGCACTGCCGCCTGCCACGGGGCCAGGCCAACCCAGGCAGCTTCGAGCTGTGGCAGGTGCAGTGTGCCCAGAGCTTCGAGTCTGGGCGGCACTACTGGGAGGTGCGTGCCTCCAACCACTCCGTGACGCTGGGCGTCGCCTACCCAGAACTGGAGCGGCACAAGTCGGGGACCCACACGGACAACATCGGCCGTGGGCCGTGTTCCTGGGGACTCTGCGTTCAAGAGGATAGCACCCAGGCCTGGCACAACGGGGAGGCCCAGCGCTTGCCAGCAGTGTCCGGGCGGCTCTTGGGTGTGGATTTGGACCTGGCCTCAGGCTGCCTCACATTCTACAGCCTGGAGCCCCAGGCCCAGGCCCTGCACACCTTCCATGCCGTCTTCACCCAGCCCCTCTACCCCGTCTTCTGGCTTCTCGAGGGTAGGTCCCTTACCCTGTGCCATCGGGCTAGGGCCAAGCTTCTTCCAGGCTCCCAGGAAGAGGCCTCAGGGCTCAGCTGA